One stretch of Mycteria americana isolate JAX WOST 10 ecotype Jacksonville Zoo and Gardens chromosome 16, USCA_MyAme_1.0, whole genome shotgun sequence DNA includes these proteins:
- the LOC142417956 gene encoding LOW QUALITY PROTEIN: protein cornichon homolog 2-like (The sequence of the model RefSeq protein was modified relative to this genomic sequence to represent the inferred CDS: deleted 1 base in 1 codon), protein TLGTPPTLWGGPKRWPPPPQRPHFSPPPPQRERLKNIERICCLLRKLVVPEYCIHGLFCLMFLCAPEWVTLGLNLPLLLYHLWRYFHRPADGSEGLFDAVSIMDADILGYCQKEAWCKLAFYLLSFFYYLYSMVYTLVSF, encoded by the exons ACCctagggaccccccccacccttTGGGGGGGACCCAAACgttggcccccccccccccaacgcccccatttctctcccccccccccgcagcgcgAACGGTTGAAAAACATCGAGCGGATCTGCTGCCTCCTGCGCAAG CTGGTGGTCCCCGAGTACTGCATCCACGGGCTGTTCTGCCTGATGTTCCTCTGCGCG CCCGAGTGGGTGACGCTGGGACTGAACCTGCCCCTGCTGCTCTACCACCTCTggag gtACTTCCACCGCCCGGCGGACGGCTCGGAGGGGCTCTTCGACGCCGTCTCCATCATGGACGCCGACATCCTGGGCTACTGCCAGAAGGAGGCCTGGTGCAAGCTGGCCTTCtacctcctctccttcttctACTACCTGTACAG TATGGTGTACACACTGGTGAGCTTCTGA